The Pseudomonas triclosanedens genome has a window encoding:
- a CDS encoding ATP-binding domain-containing protein — translation MTQSLNDESRKHIEQVAGEALAQLESIAETAKSKLHDGRTLGSDALASINTMTSSSAIQRLDQISQANRESYQVLVTEPAIARVVVVDEEGEEKTYYICRTTPVSGFPNLASYRAPVGRLASLAIGAEFTLPNGTVVEVLERAQLRPNALADGWDSRDTVVEAEHFGPFTIESLRALLTEVAGEEATEDILGQLLAEETVKANIIDGVRRSVITKMGLRDQPILDQYQDEIFRLPLDKRLLILGPPGTGKTTTLIRRLGQKLDTAFLEEGEQRLVETVASVQGIAHANSWLMFTPTELLKQYLKEAFAREGVPASDLRIRTWQDYRRELARNAFGVLRTASGGGTFVLKDGLASLSETALERPIQWFDDFDTWQRKAYVQELHDAATQLHEAKTPEVLSLGARLQDILSRAADGALAAMFGSLAVEIAKVQALVSSLKEGSDAKIKAALNLQLNRNRAFLDELARVIDSLQQAQTTDADDQDDPDADEEEDATAPRTGRAAALNAYMQAVRAQARAAASKRAVSKASRNGKIIEWLGDRGLTEADRVEVGASLLVQASARRFVNPVKRYLDGIPKRYRAFRRERQPANTWYRHEGFEARDIHPLELDIVLLAILRAAGDLISRPNVQRDIDSPAWSSLQPILGHYRNQILVDEATDFSPIQLASMAALAHPRLRSFFACGDFNQRLTTWGARSADDLKWVFADFDIKEITVSYRQSKQLNDLARAMIRAVGGTEQDASLPAHMDSVGVAPALLEHATNSEAIVGWLADRIREIERFVGQLPSTAIFVNTEDDVAPVADALNAALAEHNIQVIACREGQAVGQESNVRVFDIQHIKGLEFEAVFFVGIDQLATLHPALFDKYLYVGTTRAATYLGVTCQGTLPSAIESLRTHFCQDWQQGD, via the coding sequence CTGGATCAGATCAGTCAGGCGAACCGCGAAAGCTATCAGGTGCTGGTGACAGAGCCTGCCATCGCCCGCGTTGTGGTGGTCGATGAAGAGGGAGAAGAAAAAACCTACTACATCTGCCGCACGACGCCGGTATCGGGCTTTCCTAATTTAGCCAGCTACCGCGCGCCAGTTGGGCGCTTGGCCTCGTTGGCAATTGGCGCAGAGTTCACGCTTCCCAATGGAACTGTCGTTGAGGTTCTTGAGCGAGCCCAGCTTCGGCCCAATGCGCTTGCCGATGGGTGGGACTCTCGCGACACCGTTGTTGAAGCCGAGCATTTTGGGCCGTTCACCATCGAGTCGTTGCGTGCGCTGCTGACCGAGGTTGCGGGGGAAGAAGCCACCGAAGACATTCTTGGCCAATTGCTGGCCGAGGAGACCGTCAAGGCCAACATCATCGACGGCGTTCGCCGCAGCGTCATCACCAAGATGGGACTGCGGGATCAGCCCATCCTCGATCAATACCAGGATGAGATTTTCCGTCTCCCTCTCGACAAGCGCCTGTTGATCCTGGGCCCGCCTGGTACAGGCAAGACAACCACCCTGATCCGCCGCCTCGGCCAAAAACTCGACACCGCCTTCCTGGAAGAAGGCGAACAGCGTCTGGTTGAAACAGTCGCCTCAGTCCAAGGCATCGCGCACGCCAACAGCTGGCTGATGTTCACACCCACGGAACTGCTCAAGCAGTACCTCAAGGAGGCATTTGCGCGTGAAGGTGTTCCCGCCTCGGATCTGCGCATCAGAACGTGGCAAGACTATCGACGCGAGCTGGCCCGAAACGCATTCGGCGTCCTCAGAACGGCTTCTGGCGGCGGTACCTTTGTCCTGAAAGACGGATTGGCCAGCCTGAGCGAGACAGCACTTGAGCGTCCCATCCAGTGGTTTGACGATTTCGACACATGGCAGCGCAAGGCCTATGTGCAGGAGCTGCACGATGCCGCGACCCAGCTCCACGAAGCCAAAACTCCCGAAGTCCTGAGTCTCGGCGCACGCCTGCAAGACATCTTGTCGCGGGCGGCCGATGGCGCACTGGCTGCGATGTTTGGCTCGCTGGCGGTCGAGATTGCCAAAGTACAGGCACTCGTCAGCAGCCTGAAGGAAGGCTCCGACGCCAAGATCAAGGCCGCGCTCAACCTGCAGCTCAACCGCAACCGAGCCTTTCTGGATGAGTTGGCCCGCGTGATAGACAGCCTGCAACAAGCGCAAACGACTGATGCGGACGACCAGGACGACCCCGACGCTGATGAGGAGGAAGACGCCACGGCACCCCGCACAGGCCGTGCCGCCGCGCTCAATGCCTATATGCAAGCCGTGCGTGCCCAAGCCCGGGCGGCAGCATCCAAGCGCGCAGTCAGCAAAGCCTCCCGCAACGGCAAGATCATCGAGTGGTTGGGGGATCGTGGTCTGACAGAAGCGGATCGCGTCGAGGTGGGTGCAAGCCTTCTGGTGCAGGCCAGCGCCCGCCGCTTCGTCAATCCGGTAAAGCGCTACCTCGACGGCATCCCGAAGCGCTACCGTGCATTCAGGCGCGAACGCCAACCGGCAAACACCTGGTATCGCCACGAAGGCTTTGAGGCGCGCGACATCCACCCGCTGGAGTTGGACATTGTCTTGCTCGCGATCTTGCGCGCTGCAGGCGACCTGATCAGTCGGCCCAATGTTCAGCGCGACATCGATAGTCCCGCGTGGTCATCGCTCCAGCCCATCCTCGGGCATTACCGCAACCAGATCCTGGTGGATGAGGCGACGGACTTCTCGCCCATCCAGCTTGCGAGCATGGCGGCGCTGGCGCATCCGCGACTGCGCTCATTCTTCGCCTGTGGCGATTTCAATCAGCGCCTGACCACCTGGGGCGCACGCTCCGCCGACGACTTGAAGTGGGTCTTCGCCGATTTCGATATCAAGGAGATCACCGTCTCCTACCGGCAGAGCAAGCAGCTGAACGATCTGGCCCGCGCCATGATCCGCGCCGTCGGTGGTACCGAGCAAGACGCCAGCTTGCCTGCGCATATGGACAGTGTGGGCGTTGCGCCAGCCTTGCTGGAACACGCTACCAACTCAGAAGCCATTGTCGGTTGGCTGGCGGATCGCATTCGCGAGATTGAGCGCTTTGTCGGCCAGTTGCCATCCACTGCCATTTTTGTGAACACCGAGGACGACGTTGCTCCGGTGGCCGACGCGCTGAACGCCGCCCTGGCGGAGCACAACATCCAGGTCATCGCCTGCCGCGAGGGCCAGGCTGTGGGGCAGGAAAGCAACGTGCGCGTATTCGACATCCAACACATCAAAGGCCTGGAATTTGAGGCGGTGTTCTTTGTCGGCATTGACCAGCTCGCCACGTTACACCCGGCGCTGTTCGATAAATACCTATACGTCGGCACCACCCGCGCAGCCACCTACTTGGGTGTGACCTGCCAGGGCACCTTGCCATCCGCCATCGAAAGTCTGCGCACGCACTTTTGCCAGGACTGGCAACAAGGCGACTGA